In Oceanotoga teriensis, a single window of DNA contains:
- a CDS encoding patatin-like phospholipase family protein: protein MKKNIIIFIILFNFILSFSNSDIKLNNNNTYGLSIAGGAAYVFKSVGFLQALYEKGFVPDELIGTSMGSIASYYIAAGYQPKEIYNLFKEINFEDFFELSFPINGGFVHYEKFIDLVYLTTKINNFNDFVYPVKFGIENLSYFRGEYWDSGNSLEALQASISLEVFFEPFYKNDMYYSDIGVSDLFIRNPETLFKTDKYFLLRISPKLNYDSKRNFKNIINVVYGTIDIGGYYTNALYSEDKLNYDDIFELKIKSNIDPKTFYNSIELFEEGYQEGKIFVKNNDIFKKHNIKNKFENYKSIDYKELYTSLRTENYYSPRDFYYTLKISPNINEYLAKIFLYFEYLNSRFYSGIELGYNFKYVPYIEFEQFYFPFKFNRIKMYYNFFDLSNINLRTYFLEKFKNIIYLDSGFNHIRDKNYFNLSLNYDNIYENILTEEGILVSLNNYFNDKTYDLDYKLKVVNDFDKVKIYNIFGYSKNNNFKKLYENIINENFKDKLYLRNNIRYRLFDNMNFDFSQVLFLNKIYLNFEYNIYYDDFFKFNNSYGFNIEFPLSFLGVTSFNIKTGIKYNNKEKLYILFNN, encoded by the coding sequence ATGAAAAAAAATATTATTATATTTATTATTTTATTTAATTTTATTCTTTCATTTTCAAATTCAGATATAAAATTAAATAATAATAATACTTATGGATTGTCTATTGCTGGTGGTGCTGCTTATGTTTTTAAAAGTGTTGGTTTTTTGCAGGCTTTATATGAAAAAGGATTTGTACCAGATGAACTTATAGGTACATCTATGGGGTCTATAGCTTCTTATTATATTGCTGCAGGATATCAACCTAAAGAAATTTATAATCTTTTTAAAGAAATTAATTTTGAGGATTTTTTTGAATTATCTTTTCCAATAAATGGCGGTTTTGTTCATTATGAAAAATTTATTGATTTAGTATATTTAACAACAAAAATTAATAATTTTAATGATTTTGTTTATCCTGTAAAATTTGGTATTGAAAATCTTAGTTATTTTAGAGGTGAATATTGGGATTCTGGAAACTCATTAGAAGCGTTACAAGCTTCTATTTCTTTAGAGGTTTTTTTTGAACCATTTTATAAAAATGATATGTATTATTCAGATATAGGTGTAAGTGATTTATTTATAAGAAATCCTGAAACTTTGTTTAAGACAGATAAATATTTTCTTTTGAGAATTTCTCCAAAATTAAATTATGATTCTAAAAGAAATTTTAAAAATATAATAAATGTAGTATATGGAACTATAGATATAGGTGGATATTATACAAATGCTTTGTATTCTGAAGACAAACTGAATTATGATGATATATTTGAATTAAAAATAAAATCAAATATAGACCCTAAAACTTTTTATAATTCAATAGAGTTATTTGAAGAAGGCTATCAAGAAGGAAAAATATTTGTAAAAAATAATGATATTTTTAAAAAACACAATATAAAAAATAAATTTGAAAACTATAAATCTATAGATTATAAAGAGCTTTACACTTCTTTGAGAACCGAAAATTATTATAGTCCAAGAGATTTTTATTATACATTAAAAATTTCACCAAATATAAACGAGTATTTAGCAAAAATATTTCTATATTTTGAATATTTAAACAGTAGATTTTATTCTGGAATTGAACTTGGATATAACTTCAAATATGTTCCTTATATTGAATTTGAACAATTTTATTTTCCTTTTAAATTTAATAGAATAAAAATGTATTATAATTTTTTTGATTTGTCAAATATTAATTTGAGAACATATTTTTTAGAAAAATTTAAAAATATAATTTATCTTGATTCTGGATTTAATCATATAAGAGATAAAAATTATTTTAATCTATCACTTAATTATGATAATATTTATGAAAATATTCTTACAGAAGAAGGAATATTAGTATCATTAAATAATTATTTTAATGATAAAACATATGATCTTGATTATAAATTAAAAGTTGTAAATGATTTTGATAAAGTAAAAATATATAATATATTTGGATATAGTAAAAATAATAATTTTAAAAAATTGTATGAAAATATAATAAATGAAAATTTTAAAGATAAATTATATTTAAGAAATAATATAAGATATAGATTATTCGATAATATGAATTTTGATTTTAGTCAAGTATTATTTTTAAATAAAATATATTTGAATTTTGAATATAATATATATTATGATGACTTTTTTAAATTTAATAATAGTTATGGATTTAATATAGAATTTCCACTCTCGTTTTTAGGAGTTACTAGTTTTAATATAAAAACAGGAATTAAATATAATAATAAAGAGAAGTTATATATATTATTTAATAATTGA
- a CDS encoding glycosyltransferase family 4 protein — protein sequence MIRLNISSISDKVKGQGVDSAFKDQASMLKKSKILEVSINSEEIKDICHIHTLDLKNFFLMKKYKRKNKKVVVSAHMVPDSIEDSLNIPKLFKKIFYKYMINFYKTADKCVVVNSYYKEELIKLGVKKENVLFIPNIANKDLFYNMKIKNQLRKKYNIEDSKFVVVGSGQVQKRKGIDDFVKTAEVNNNMLFIWVGGFSFGKITSGYEKYKAIYDNPPKNVIFTGIVDRNTVVDYLNLSDVFFLPSYQELFPMSLLEASNCDMPLLLRDIELYKEILYDKYLKGNSYEEFSNILKELNENEDFYNSALNKSIELSEIYSEKNVIKQWENLYESLM from the coding sequence ATGATAAGACTAAATATTAGTTCTATATCTGATAAAGTCAAAGGACAAGGAGTGGATTCGGCTTTTAAAGATCAAGCAAGTATGTTAAAAAAATCTAAAATATTAGAAGTAAGCATAAATAGTGAAGAAATAAAAGATATATGTCATATTCATACTTTAGATTTAAAAAATTTTTTTCTCATGAAGAAATATAAGAGAAAGAATAAAAAAGTTGTTGTTTCAGCTCATATGGTTCCAGATTCTATAGAAGATTCTTTAAATATTCCAAAATTATTTAAAAAAATTTTTTATAAATATATGATAAATTTTTATAAAACTGCCGATAAATGTGTTGTTGTTAATTCTTATTATAAAGAAGAATTAATTAAATTAGGAGTAAAAAAAGAAAATGTTCTTTTCATACCAAATATTGCTAATAAAGATTTATTTTATAATATGAAAATCAAAAATCAATTGAGAAAGAAATATAATATTGAAGATAGTAAATTTGTTGTAGTTGGTTCGGGACAAGTTCAAAAAAGAAAGGGTATAGATGATTTTGTTAAAACTGCTGAAGTCAATAATAATATGTTGTTTATATGGGTTGGTGGATTTTCTTTTGGAAAAATAACTTCAGGATATGAAAAATATAAGGCTATATATGATAATCCGCCGAAAAATGTTATATTTACTGGAATAGTTGATAGAAATACTGTAGTAGATTATTTAAATTTATCTGATGTTTTTTTCTTGCCATCATATCAAGAATTATTTCCAATGTCATTATTAGAAGCTTCAAATTGTGATATGCCTTTATTATTAAGAGATATAGAACTTTATAAAGAAATTTTATATGATAAGTATTTAAAAGGAAATAGTTATGAAGAATTTTCAAATATATTAAAAGAATTAAATGAAAATGAAGATTTTTATAATTCAGCATTAAATAAAAGTATAGAATTATCTGAAATATATTCAGAAAAAAATGTTATTAAACAGTGGGAAAATTTATATGAATCTTTGATGTGA
- a CDS encoding lysylphosphatidylglycerol synthase transmembrane domain-containing protein, whose protein sequence is MAEVKKRKNYFGFIFAFLISILMFFFIGKMTDTNILDEIKKVKYFDILIAFIIYSLSYLVDSIRYKIVIRPFKTKVHFIDLFYNNVVGYVLSSVTPLAAGGQPYQIYHLHKQGLTTEIATNITVSRFLEMMFLNLGVTIFSYKAVVSSLKGSAFSNKLINIGLIISVSISILLLILFLKSEWIAKLIRFLENRKAKKINAMGKKFENWTNDLKDSIGFLWNEKIFFMILDIILGLIVLMIQAFALYYMLSRYAIIEHVPFFYWKVFGGMTLLNMVVYYIPTPGASGSIEGAYQILFSSITGNSKGVLISIIGWRFATYYLQIIIGGIFSFFYNIKRGK, encoded by the coding sequence ATGGCCGAAGTCAAAAAACGTAAAAATTATTTTGGATTTATTTTTGCTTTTTTAATAAGTATTTTAATGTTTTTCTTTATAGGAAAAATGACTGATACAAATATATTAGATGAAATAAAAAAAGTTAAATATTTTGATATTCTTATAGCATTTATAATATATTCTTTAAGCTATTTAGTAGATAGTATAAGATATAAAATAGTAATAAGACCTTTTAAAACTAAAGTTCATTTTATAGATCTTTTTTATAACAATGTAGTAGGATATGTTTTATCTTCTGTAACTCCACTTGCCGCTGGAGGACAGCCTTATCAAATATACCACTTGCATAAACAAGGTCTTACAACAGAAATAGCTACAAATATAACAGTTTCAAGATTTTTAGAAATGATGTTTTTAAATCTTGGAGTTACTATATTTTCTTATAAAGCAGTTGTTTCATCTTTGAAGGGTTCTGCTTTTAGTAATAAATTGATAAATATAGGTCTCATAATATCTGTTTCTATTTCTATATTGTTATTAATATTATTTTTAAAAAGCGAATGGATTGCCAAACTTATTCGTTTTCTTGAAAATAGAAAAGCCAAAAAGATAAATGCAATGGGAAAAAAATTTGAAAATTGGACTAATGATCTAAAAGATTCAATAGGGTTTCTATGGAATGAAAAAATATTTTTTATGATATTAGACATAATATTAGGTTTGATTGTTTTAATGATTCAAGCTTTTGCGTTATATTATATGTTAAGTAGATATGCGATAATTGAACATGTTCCATTTTTTTACTGGAAAGTTTTTGGAGGTATGACTCTTTTGAATATGGTGGTTTATTATATACCTACACCAGGTGCTAGTGGTAGTATAGAAGGCGCTTATCAAATATTATTTTCTTCTATAACTGGTAATTCAAAAGGAGTATTAATTTCTATAATAGGTTGGAGGTTTGCAACTTATTATTTGCAAATAATAATTGGGGGTATATTTTCTTTTTTCTATAACATAAAAAGAGGGAAGTGA
- a CDS encoding glycosyltransferase — MNIGMFSDTYIPQKNGVATAVKIYKEEMEKMGHNVYLFVPQYKFEHKRNEKNVFEFPAVRYFKEKEQRIALPISKHLFNIKKLDLDVLHSHAPFSTGIMARIISSNLDIKHVGTHHTMYEFYRHYVPLIIRPSLEQTQNMIKNWCLKLNKVIAPTENIKNVLVDYGVPSDHIRVIPTGIDVDKFQSDIKWNIRENFNIQEDDRVLLFVGRVAKEKNIDFLIKMFKKLTYEESNLKFLIIGDGVERQNLEEIVVENKLQQKVFFAGAQPREKVIDAYKQADIFTFASYTETQGLVVLESMAVGTPVVALGKMGVYDLLSQPETGGIMIDELVEDDFIHEILKLLRDKKLYEDYSKKGIDFVRKNYSVKVNVENIIKVYEEVINF; from the coding sequence ATGAATATAGGAATGTTTTCTGATACTTATATTCCGCAAAAAAACGGTGTGGCTACAGCCGTAAAAATATATAAAGAAGAAATGGAAAAAATGGGACATAATGTATACTTATTTGTTCCTCAGTATAAATTCGAACATAAAAGAAATGAAAAAAACGTATTTGAATTTCCTGCAGTTAGATATTTTAAAGAAAAAGAACAAAGAATAGCTTTACCTATATCAAAACATTTATTTAACATAAAAAAACTTGATTTAGATGTTTTACATTCTCATGCGCCTTTTTCTACAGGAATTATGGCAAGAATAATTTCTTCAAACCTTGATATAAAACATGTTGGAACTCATCATACTATGTATGAGTTTTATAGGCATTATGTTCCTTTAATAATAAGACCTTCTTTAGAACAAACACAAAATATGATAAAAAATTGGTGTTTAAAATTAAATAAAGTTATAGCTCCGACAGAAAATATTAAAAATGTTCTTGTTGATTATGGAGTACCATCTGATCATATAAGAGTTATACCTACTGGAATAGATGTAGATAAATTTCAAAGTGATATTAAATGGAATATAAGAGAGAATTTCAATATACAAGAAGATGATAGAGTTTTATTATTTGTTGGAAGAGTTGCAAAAGAAAAAAATATAGATTTTTTAATAAAAATGTTCAAAAAATTAACTTATGAAGAATCTAATTTGAAATTTTTAATCATTGGTGATGGTGTTGAAAGGCAAAATCTTGAAGAAATAGTGGTCGAAAATAAATTACAACAAAAAGTATTTTTTGCTGGAGCACAACCACGTGAAAAAGTTATTGATGCATATAAACAAGCTGATATTTTTACTTTTGCTTCTTATACAGAAACCCAAGGACTTGTAGTTTTAGAGTCTATGGCTGTTGGAACTCCTGTAGTTGCTCTTGGAAAGATGGGCGTGTATGATTTGTTATCTCAACCTGAAACTGGTGGTATAATGATAGATGAGTTAGTAGAAGATGATTTTATACATGAAATATTAAAATTATTAAGAGATAAAAAGTTATATGAAGATTATTCGAAAAAAGGAATAGATTTCGTAAGAAAAAATTATTCCGTAAAAGTTAATGTTGAGAATATAATAAAAGTTTATGAGGAAGTGATCAATTTCTAA
- a CDS encoding Mini-ribonuclease 3, which yields MKKLFLDVKLADNREIPIDNFAYIGDAVFALKYKIKLLNDGRIKINKVNEKSKKFLSAHAHSKFVPLVEELFSEEEHDIYKRAYNSRGAKKRGNDEEYRKSTALEAVIGFLFLNERFDKIDKIFEVIDKCMFTVEMS from the coding sequence ATGAAAAAATTGTTTTTAGATGTTAAACTTGCCGACAACAGGGAAATACCTATAGATAATTTTGCATATATTGGAGACGCAGTATTTGCTTTAAAATATAAAATAAAACTTTTAAACGATGGAAGAATAAAAATAAATAAAGTTAATGAAAAATCAAAAAAATTTTTGAGTGCTCATGCACATTCTAAATTTGTTCCTTTAGTAGAAGAACTTTTTTCTGAAGAAGAACATGATATATATAAAAGAGCTTATAATTCAAGAGGTGCAAAAAAAAGAGGAAATGATGAGGAATATAGAAAGTCAACGGCTTTAGAAGCTGTAATTGGCTTTCTTTTTCTAAATGAAAGATTTGATAAAATTGATAAAATTTTTGAGGTGATAGATAAATGTATGTTTACGGTAGAAATGTCTTAA
- the rlmB gene encoding 23S rRNA (guanosine(2251)-2'-O)-methyltransferase RlmB — protein MYVYGRNVLKEILNTDYQVKQVYFTNSKKVDKEVEKLIKKVKEKNISFSFVDNNLLKKLSNSENHQGVITDIGKEFDYKYMDVLDDIKDPYILILDQVQDPHNFGAMVRSAAAAGVDAIIIPSDNSSGVTPTVIKVSAGQIFRIPIIQVTNISRTIKKLKEKNIWVYGADMNGTQYHKVDMTGGFALVMGNEGSGIRQKVKENCDGIISIQMSNDVESLNVSVSAGIIMFEARKQRIKE, from the coding sequence ATGTATGTTTACGGTAGAAATGTCTTAAAAGAGATTTTAAATACAGATTATCAAGTAAAACAAGTCTATTTTACCAATAGTAAAAAAGTAGATAAAGAAGTAGAAAAACTTATAAAAAAAGTCAAAGAAAAAAATATATCTTTTTCTTTTGTAGATAATAATTTATTAAAAAAGCTTTCTAATTCAGAAAATCATCAAGGAGTTATAACTGATATAGGAAAAGAATTTGATTACAAGTACATGGATGTATTGGATGATATAAAAGATCCCTATATATTAATATTGGATCAAGTTCAAGATCCTCATAATTTTGGTGCTATGGTTAGATCTGCAGCTGCAGCTGGAGTGGATGCAATAATAATTCCATCTGATAATTCATCTGGAGTTACGCCAACAGTAATAAAAGTTTCAGCTGGTCAAATATTTAGAATTCCTATAATTCAAGTAACAAATATATCGAGAACAATAAAAAAATTAAAAGAAAAAAATATTTGGGTTTATGGTGCTGATATGAATGGTACTCAATATCATAAAGTAGATATGACTGGTGGATTTGCATTAGTTATGGGAAATGAAGGTTCTGGAATTAGACAGAAAGTAAAAGAAAATTGTGATGGTATAATTTCTATACAGATGAGTAATGATGTTGAGTCCTTGAATGTATCTGTTAGTGCCGGAATTATAATGTTTGAAGCGAGAAAACAAAGAATTAAGGAATGA
- the mutL gene encoding DNA mismatch repair endonuclease MutL translates to MKIKRLSDDIIMKIAAGEVITGTYAVVKELVENSIDSDSNDIKISIKDGGKTYIKVEDNGFGMNEENILAAVQPHTTSKLNQLNDLYALNTYGFRGEALSSICQVSRMTIISKEEDEKLGTKIDFIAGKKVNIEKVPIKNNSGTIIEVYDLFFNVPARRKFLKSSSAESRNVTEIVEKFIASSNISYSYYRNDKMIYNVQKDMKLENKLNIIYPEWKKDGFISVNRDDGWIKVKGMISNPKYTRNNRTGQNFFVNNRYIKSGAIFTVFEAGYAHMLEKGRHPYGFLFVEISPDEVDVNVHPQKLEVKFSDNTSVMNIIKGAIRDSLNEQTKFEINFVEKSFNDQNEINNYYIKEEKSPNEKIEKSYNKEYILNENIPNKKNIEYLEENNDNSFEYKKKIDNYNSKINYDIKKEKLYNFDKLSENKNYEIKNENNINYNIRIIGISNQRYIIAESLEKLFLIDFHAAHERVIFEKLKEQFINEGRINKKMILIPEIIQFDNITYEIIKENIVYFDKMGIGLEILEENKIKINSTPGNMKVKDINSLILDMANLIRLKGIDSIDNIYDDTIATMSCRAAVKTGDDFLGADKLLEDIKKYNLLTCPHGRPITMEINFSKIDSYFKRT, encoded by the coding sequence ATGAAAATAAAAAGATTATCTGATGATATAATTATGAAAATTGCAGCTGGTGAAGTGATAACTGGAACATATGCTGTTGTAAAAGAATTAGTTGAAAATTCCATTGATTCTGATTCAAATGATATAAAAATATCCATCAAGGATGGTGGGAAAACATATATCAAAGTTGAAGATAATGGTTTTGGGATGAATGAAGAGAATATATTAGCAGCTGTTCAGCCACATACTACAAGTAAATTAAATCAATTAAATGATTTATATGCACTCAATACATATGGATTTAGAGGAGAGGCATTATCTTCTATATGTCAAGTTTCAAGAATGACTATAATTTCTAAAGAGGAAGATGAAAAACTTGGAACTAAAATAGATTTTATAGCTGGTAAAAAAGTTAATATTGAAAAAGTTCCAATAAAAAATAATTCTGGTACTATAATTGAAGTATATGATCTGTTTTTTAATGTACCTGCGAGAAGAAAATTTTTAAAATCATCATCAGCTGAAAGTAGAAATGTAACAGAAATAGTTGAAAAATTTATAGCTTCTTCAAATATATCATATTCATATTATAGAAATGATAAAATGATCTATAATGTACAAAAAGATATGAAACTTGAAAATAAATTAAATATAATATATCCTGAATGGAAAAAAGATGGTTTTATAAGTGTTAATAGAGATGATGGATGGATTAAAGTAAAAGGAATGATATCAAATCCTAAGTATACTCGAAATAATAGAACTGGACAAAACTTTTTTGTAAATAATAGATATATAAAATCCGGAGCAATATTTACAGTTTTTGAAGCAGGATATGCACATATGCTTGAAAAAGGAAGGCACCCTTATGGTTTTCTGTTTGTAGAAATATCTCCTGATGAAGTCGATGTTAATGTGCACCCTCAAAAACTTGAAGTTAAATTTTCTGATAATACATCAGTAATGAATATAATAAAAGGAGCTATAAGAGATTCTTTAAATGAACAGACAAAATTTGAAATAAATTTTGTTGAAAAATCTTTTAATGATCAAAATGAGATAAATAATTATTATATTAAAGAAGAAAAATCTCCAAATGAAAAAATTGAAAAATCATACAATAAAGAATATATTTTAAATGAAAATATCCCAAATAAAAAAAATATAGAGTATTTAGAAGAAAATAATGATAATAGTTTTGAATATAAGAAAAAAATAGATAATTATAATAGTAAAATAAATTATGATATAAAAAAAGAAAAACTTTATAATTTTGATAAATTATCAGAAAATAAAAATTATGAAATTAAAAATGAAAATAATATAAACTACAATATAAGAATAATTGGTATATCAAATCAAAGATATATTATTGCTGAAAGCCTTGAGAAACTTTTTTTAATAGATTTTCATGCTGCTCATGAAAGAGTTATATTTGAAAAGCTTAAAGAACAGTTTATAAATGAAGGCAGAATAAATAAAAAAATGATTTTAATACCTGAAATTATCCAATTTGATAATATAACTTATGAAATAATTAAAGAAAATATAGTTTATTTCGATAAAATGGGAATAGGATTAGAAATATTAGAAGAAAATAAAATTAAGATTAATTCTACTCCTGGAAATATGAAAGTTAAAGATATAAATTCTTTAATTTTGGATATGGCTAATTTAATAAGATTAAAAGGTATAGATTCAATTGATAATATTTATGATGATACAATAGCAACAATGTCGTGTAGAGCAGCTGTTAAAACAGGAGATGACTTTTTAGGAGCTGATAAGTTGTTAGAAGATATAAAAAAATATAATCTTTTAACTTGCCCACATGGTAGACCTATAACTATGGAAATAAACTTTAGTAAAATTGATAGTTATTTTAAAAGAACTTAA
- a CDS encoding ROK family protein, with amino-acid sequence MKIRETKDIRVINRLTILNLINKEQKISRAEIANNTGLNKATVSTIVKELIELELIEETEIGDSNGGRRPIILMLKEDIGYIFSIDINITHIEFIISDIGNNIIQKKYLNIIDENFYNTYNYLCNFLDETIKKLPKKKYGIIGIGVSVRGVVDLNGIIRLIPKLGWRNINIKALLEEKYKIPVFVDNDGNFSAMAEYEYYKNLKDLIVINIDEVITSGIISNGQIIRGFLGFANAIGHHVINHDGEKCVCGKRGCLEMYCSNSAIIQKIRLKKDVQTISDFINLVKKQDKDSILILNDFLDNLSIGLTNLIYILNPELIVINSIIFEKLPELIPDLEKRIVLPITNFQDIAVSKVGEISSLKGALTYTKEQFYKTILNF; translated from the coding sequence ATGAAAATAAGGGAAACAAAGGATATTAGGGTTATAAATAGATTAACAATTTTAAACTTAATAAATAAAGAACAAAAAATATCGAGAGCTGAAATAGCTAATAATACAGGCTTAAATAAAGCTACAGTTTCTACTATAGTTAAAGAATTAATTGAACTTGAACTTATAGAAGAAACGGAAATAGGTGATTCAAATGGTGGTAGAAGACCGATTATTTTAATGTTAAAAGAAGATATAGGATATATATTTTCAATAGATATAAATATAACACATATAGAATTTATAATATCAGATATTGGAAATAATATAATTCAAAAAAAATATTTAAATATAATAGATGAAAATTTTTATAATACATATAACTATCTATGTAATTTTTTAGATGAAACTATAAAGAAATTGCCTAAAAAGAAGTATGGAATAATAGGAATAGGAGTATCTGTAAGAGGAGTTGTTGATTTAAATGGAATAATAAGATTAATACCTAAGTTAGGTTGGAGAAATATAAATATAAAAGCATTACTTGAAGAAAAATATAAAATACCTGTTTTTGTTGATAATGATGGTAATTTTTCTGCGATGGCTGAATATGAATATTATAAAAACTTAAAAGATTTGATAGTTATAAATATAGATGAAGTAATAACTTCAGGGATTATATCTAATGGTCAAATAATAAGAGGATTTTTAGGCTTTGCTAATGCAATAGGTCATCATGTTATAAATCATGATGGAGAAAAATGTGTATGTGGCAAAAGAGGTTGTTTAGAAATGTATTGCTCTAACTCTGCAATAATTCAAAAAATTAGATTAAAAAAAGACGTTCAAACTATATCTGATTTTATAAATCTTGTTAAAAAACAGGATAAAGATTCTATTTTAATATTAAATGATTTTTTAGATAATTTATCAATAGGTCTCACGAATCTTATATATATTTTAAATCCTGAATTAATAGTTATAAACTCAATAATTTTTGAAAAATTACCTGAATTAATACCAGATCTTGAAAAAAGAATAGTTCTTCCAATTACAAATTTTCAAGATATAGCTGTTTCAAAAGTTGGAGAAATATCTTCATTAAAAGGAGCTTTAACTTATACAAAAGAACAATTTTATAAAACTATATTAAATTTTTAA
- a CDS encoding dihydrofolate reductase family protein, translating into MATKLEKMLMLEKDIKLNKIYESNDLKDFSLKIMNCEKINKVYGNLTFEKAHEDRPYTFTSLVTSIDGRIAFSDAPQGPLISRKNNYAGNGGLADWWILNMLRSVCDAVILGAGTMKAESDYTCHVFDQDLENARIKNNLNPVPWNIITSIDGKDIPFDHRMFKESEIPLIISSSSKALNHIKENINNDYIVIGPLNSKEDINNTLIEKMNNSKNKVIIIITGKNAPDSHVLFYLLKKFGIDRLLIETPSYMHYLVSEKLMDELFFNYSCLYIGGKALTIGQYGKEFTSECHPHTKMLSIHSHNDHFFYFRHRLIYN; encoded by the coding sequence ATGGCTACTAAACTTGAAAAGATGTTGATGTTAGAAAAGGATATAAAATTAAATAAAATATATGAAAGTAATGATTTAAAAGATTTTTCATTAAAAATAATGAATTGTGAAAAAATAAATAAAGTATATGGCAATTTAACTTTTGAAAAAGCTCATGAAGATAGGCCATATACTTTTACTTCACTTGTAACTTCTATTGATGGTAGAATAGCTTTCTCTGATGCTCCACAAGGGCCTTTAATTTCAAGAAAAAATAATTATGCTGGAAATGGCGGTCTTGCTGATTGGTGGATATTAAATATGTTAAGATCCGTTTGTGATGCTGTAATACTTGGTGCCGGTACTATGAAAGCAGAATCTGATTATACATGTCATGTATTTGATCAAGATCTTGAAAATGCAAGAATTAAAAATAATTTAAATCCAGTACCATGGAATATTATTACTTCTATAGATGGAAAAGATATTCCATTCGATCATAGAATGTTTAAAGAAAGTGAAATTCCTTTAATAATAAGTTCTTCGTCAAAAGCTTTAAATCATATAAAAGAAAATATAAATAATGACTATATAGTTATAGGTCCTTTAAATTCAAAAGAAGATATAAATAATACTTTAATAGAAAAAATGAATAATTCAAAAAATAAAGTAATCATTATAATTACTGGAAAAAATGCTCCAGATTCTCATGTATTATTCTATTTATTAAAAAAATTTGGAATAGATAGATTATTAATTGAAACTCCTTCTTATATGCATTATTTAGTAAGTGAGAAACTTATGGATGAATTATTTTTTAATTATTCTTGTTTGTATATAGGTGGTAAAGCTTTAACAATTGGTCAATATGGAAAAGAATTTACTTCTGAATGTCATCCACATACAAAAATGTTATCAATTCATTCTCATAATGATCACTTTTTTTATTTCAGACATAGGTTAATTTATAATTAA